In one uncultured Methanoregula sp. genomic region, the following are encoded:
- a CDS encoding response regulator: MKKTTKGRSTKLSPKIVVVEDSRTQAEYLVHLLTGKGYDVLLALNGREALDRIRMEMPSVVLTDIVMPEMDGYELCRQIKTDVRTAGIQVILVTQLFDAEDVLRGLEAGADNFIIKPYNPEQVYSHIEAAFRAVGKPDPEGPQPDMEYVFSHRSHRITSGRFRILDILLSTYEYAIRKNIELQEMQENLSATNEELTSAVEDLHTANRNLVVENAERGRVERALAEANSKLNLLTSITRHDINNQILALTAYIDLAEMRITDPVVLDYIKRSKIAAQIIQKQIEFTKTYESIGDSTPQWQDAGKIMESLRPYLESAAIDLEIRDLSFELYADSLLPKVFGNLIDNSIRHGKRVKHITLSSTRKENGNLCIEYRDDGEGVVENDKERIFSKGFGKNTGLGLFLSRVILGITGISIRETGIPGKGARFEIIVPSDDFRIAGS; this comes from the coding sequence ATGAAAAAGACAACAAAAGGCAGGAGCACAAAGCTCAGCCCGAAGATTGTTGTGGTTGAGGACAGCCGGACCCAGGCAGAGTACCTGGTTCATCTCCTGACCGGGAAAGGCTACGATGTGCTCCTTGCACTCAACGGCCGCGAAGCACTCGACAGGATCCGGATGGAGATGCCGTCTGTCGTGCTGACTGATATCGTCATGCCGGAGATGGACGGGTACGAACTCTGCCGGCAGATCAAGACCGATGTCAGGACTGCCGGAATCCAGGTAATTCTCGTAACGCAGCTCTTTGACGCCGAGGATGTTCTCAGGGGACTTGAAGCCGGTGCAGACAACTTCATCATCAAACCTTATAATCCGGAACAGGTGTATTCCCATATCGAAGCTGCATTCAGGGCCGTCGGCAAGCCGGACCCGGAAGGTCCGCAACCGGACATGGAGTATGTTTTTTCCCACCGCTCCCACCGGATAACATCAGGCCGGTTCCGGATCCTCGATATCCTGCTCTCCACGTATGAATATGCCATCCGGAAAAATATCGAGCTCCAGGAAATGCAGGAAAACCTGAGCGCGACAAATGAGGAACTGACCTCCGCGGTCGAAGATCTCCACACTGCCAACAGGAATCTTGTCGTGGAGAATGCTGAACGGGGCCGGGTCGAGAGGGCGCTTGCTGAAGCCAACAGCAAGCTCAATCTCCTGACCAGCATTACCCGCCACGATATCAACAACCAGATCCTGGCTCTCACGGCATACATAGATCTCGCGGAAATGAGAATTACGGATCCGGTTGTCCTTGACTATATCAAACGCTCAAAAATTGCAGCGCAGATCATCCAGAAGCAGATTGAATTTACCAAAACCTACGAATCAATCGGCGACTCCACCCCGCAATGGCAGGATGCCGGGAAGATCATGGAATCGTTGCGGCCGTACCTGGAGAGTGCGGCAATCGATCTCGAAATCAGGGATCTGTCGTTCGAGCTCTATGCAGATTCTCTTCTTCCCAAAGTCTTCGGGAATCTTATTGACAACTCCATCCGGCATGGCAAGCGGGTGAAGCATATTACCCTGTCCTCAACCCGGAAAGAGAACGGGAATCTGTGCATTGAGTACCGCGATGATGGCGAGGGCGTTGTCGAAAACGACAAGGAGCGGATATTCTCCAAGGGGTTCGGGAAAAATACCGGTCTTGGTCTCTTCTTAAGCCGGGTTATCCTGGGGATCACCGGGATCTCTATCCGGGAAACGGGTATCCCGGGTAAAGGGGCACGGTTCGAGATCATCGTTCCTTCGGATGATTTCCGTATTGCCGGTTCATAA